The following proteins are encoded in a genomic region of Glycine soja cultivar W05 chromosome 17, ASM419377v2, whole genome shotgun sequence:
- the LOC114394033 gene encoding probable protein phosphatase 2C 60 isoform X3, whose amino-acid sequence MGTNLSTPKTEKSSDDGENEHLRYGLSSMQGWRATMEDAHAAHLDLDASTSFFGVYDGHGGKVVAKFCAKYLHQQVLKNEAYIAGDIGTSLKESFFRMDDMMRGQRGWRELAVLGDKIDKFNGKIEGLIWSPRSRHSKEQDDTWAFEEGPHSNFAGPTSGSTACVAIIRNNKLFVANAGDSRCVVCRKGQAYDLSIDHKPDLEIEKERIVKAGGFIHAGRVNGSLSLARAIGDMEFKQNRFLSAEKQMVTANPDINTVELCDEDEFIVLACDGIWDCLSSQQLVDFVRQQLLLETKLSAVCERVLDQCLAPTITVGDGCDNMTMILVQFKKLAQSSAPA is encoded by the exons ATGGGAACGAATCTCAGCACTCCCAAAACTGAGAAGTCTTCTGATGATGGTGAAAATGAGCATCTTAGATATGGTTTATCATCTATGCAAGGCTGGCGTGCAACAATGGAAGATGCA CATGCTGCACATCTTGATCTGGATGCATCCACTTCCTTTTTTGGTGTTTATGATGGTCATGGAG GTAAAGTGGTTGCAAAGTTTTGTGCCAAGTATCTTCACCAGCAGGTGCTCAAGAATGAAGCATACATAGCTGGAGATATAGGAACCTCTCTTAAGGAATCATTTTTCAG AATGGACGACATGATGCGTGGTCAAAGGGGATGGAGGGAATTAGCAGTTTTGGGTGATAAGATAGACAAGTTTAATGGTAAGATAGAAGGGTTGATTTGGTCTCCACGAAGCAGACATAGTAAGGAGCAAGATGATACTTGGGCCTTTGAGGAG GGCCCTCATTCTAATTTTGCTGGACCAACTTCAGGAAGCACTGCATGTGTTGCAATTATTAGAAACAACAAACTTTTTGTAGCAAATGCCGGTGATTCACGTTGTGTAGTATGTAGGAAGGGTCAG GCGTATGATTTGTCGATAGATCATAAACCTGATCTTGAGATTGAGAAGGAAAGAATCGTAAAAGCTGGTGGTTTTATTCATGCGGGACGAGTTAATGGGAGTTTAAGCCTTGCAAGAGCTATAG GTGACATGGAATTTAAGCAGAATAGATTCCTTTCTGCTGAAAAGCAAATGGTGACAGCCAATCCAGACATAAATACT GTTGAACTttgtgatgaagatgaatttatAGTGCTGGCTTGTGATGGCATATG GGATTGCTTGTCAAGCCAACAATTGGTAGATTTTGTACGTCAACAACTGCTCTTG GAAACTAAACTTTCTGCCGTTTGCGAAAGAGTACTAGATCAATGTTTGGCACCAACAATTACTGTTGGTGATGGATGTGATAACATGACCATGATTTTGGTGCAGTTCAAAAAACTGGCCCAATCAAGTGCACCGGCATAA
- the LOC114394033 gene encoding probable protein phosphatase 2C 60 isoform X2 yields MIIWVFLDYGVYYLLSIMGTNLSTPKTEKSSDDGENEHLRYGLSSMQGWRATMEDAHAAHLDLDASTSFFGVYDGHGGKVVAKFCAKYLHQQVLKNEAYIAGDIGTSLKESFFRMDDMMRGQRGWRELAVLGDKIDKFNGKIEGLIWSPRSRHSKEQDDTWAFEEVGSTACVAIIRNNKLFVANAGDSRCVVCRKGQAYDLSIDHKPDLEIEKERIVKAGGFIHAGRVNGSLSLARAIGDMEFKQNRFLSAEKQMVTANPDINTVELCDEDEFIVLACDGIWDCLSSQQLVDFVRQQLLLETKLSAVCERVLDQCLAPTITVGDGCDNMTMILVQFKKLAQSSAPA; encoded by the exons ATGATCATCTGGGTCTTTCTTGATTATGGAGTCTACTACCTTCTGTCG ATAATGGGAACGAATCTCAGCACTCCCAAAACTGAGAAGTCTTCTGATGATGGTGAAAATGAGCATCTTAGATATGGTTTATCATCTATGCAAGGCTGGCGTGCAACAATGGAAGATGCA CATGCTGCACATCTTGATCTGGATGCATCCACTTCCTTTTTTGGTGTTTATGATGGTCATGGAG GTAAAGTGGTTGCAAAGTTTTGTGCCAAGTATCTTCACCAGCAGGTGCTCAAGAATGAAGCATACATAGCTGGAGATATAGGAACCTCTCTTAAGGAATCATTTTTCAG AATGGACGACATGATGCGTGGTCAAAGGGGATGGAGGGAATTAGCAGTTTTGGGTGATAAGATAGACAAGTTTAATGGTAAGATAGAAGGGTTGATTTGGTCTCCACGAAGCAGACATAGTAAGGAGCAAGATGATACTTGGGCCTTTGAGGAGGTAG GAAGCACTGCATGTGTTGCAATTATTAGAAACAACAAACTTTTTGTAGCAAATGCCGGTGATTCACGTTGTGTAGTATGTAGGAAGGGTCAG GCGTATGATTTGTCGATAGATCATAAACCTGATCTTGAGATTGAGAAGGAAAGAATCGTAAAAGCTGGTGGTTTTATTCATGCGGGACGAGTTAATGGGAGTTTAAGCCTTGCAAGAGCTATAG GTGACATGGAATTTAAGCAGAATAGATTCCTTTCTGCTGAAAAGCAAATGGTGACAGCCAATCCAGACATAAATACT GTTGAACTttgtgatgaagatgaatttatAGTGCTGGCTTGTGATGGCATATG GGATTGCTTGTCAAGCCAACAATTGGTAGATTTTGTACGTCAACAACTGCTCTTG GAAACTAAACTTTCTGCCGTTTGCGAAAGAGTACTAGATCAATGTTTGGCACCAACAATTACTGTTGGTGATGGATGTGATAACATGACCATGATTTTGGTGCAGTTCAAAAAACTGGCCCAATCAAGTGCACCGGCATAA
- the LOC114393368 gene encoding transmembrane 9 superfamily member 8-like — protein sequence MAFWRSLAFSAILLSLFIHGALCFYLPGVAPQDFQKGDPLQVKVNKLTSTKTQLPYTYYSLPYCPPNKIVDSAENLGEVLRGDRIENSRYVFKMREPQMCNIVCKLKLDAKTAKEFKEKIDDEYRVNMILDNLPLVVPIKRMDADSTVYQLGFHVGLKGLYSGSKEEKYFIHNHLAFTVKYHRDTLTESARIVGFEVKAFSVKHEFEGKWDEKTTRLTTCDPHAKHTVVNSNSPQEVEENQEIIFTYDVDFQESDVKWASRWDAYLLMSDDQIHWFSIVNSLMIVLFLSGMVAMIMLRTLYRDISKYNELETQEEAQEETGWKLVHGDVFRPPNNSDLLCVYVGTGVQFFGMILVTMLFAVLGFLSPSNRGGLMTAMLLLFVFMGIFAGYASARIYKMFKGTEWKSIALRTAIMFPAIVSAIFFVLNALIWGQKSSGAVPFGTMFALIFLWFGISVPLVFVGAYVGFKKPAIENPVKTNKIPRQIPEQAWYMNPVFSVLIGGILPFGAVFIELFFILTSIWLNQFYYIFGFLFLVFVILIVTCAEITIVLCYFQLCSEDYLWWWRSYLTSGSSALYLFLYATFYFFTKLEITKLVSGLLYFGYMLIASYAFFVVTGTIGFYACFWFTRLIYSSVKID from the exons GGAGATCCACTGCAAGTAAAAGTAAACAAATTGACTTCAACGAAGACCCAGCTTCCTTATACATATTATTCTCTTCCTTATTGTCCACCAAATAAAATAGTGGATAGTGCTGAAAATCTTGGAGAAGTGCTTCGTGGTGATCGCATTGAAAATTCTCGTTATGTG TTTAAAATGCGTGAACCACAAATGTGCAATATTGTGTGTAAGCTTAAACTTGATGCCAAAACTGCAAAAGAGTTCAAGGAGAAGATTGATGATGAATATCGAGTGAACAT GATCCTTGATAACCTTCCTCTGGTTGTTCCCATAAAACGGATGGATGCAGACTCTACTGTTTATCAACTCGGTTTCCATGTTGGACTCAAAGGGCTGTATAGTGGG AGCAAGGAGGAGAAGTATTTTATTCACAACCATTTGGCTTTTACTGTCAAGTATCATAGAGATACACTTACTGAATCTGCTAGAATTGTGGGCTTTGAAGTTAAGGCATTCAG TGTTAAACATGAATTTGAAGGGAAGTGGGATGAAAAGACCACCCGTTTGACAACCTGTGACCCTCATGCTAAACACACAGTTGTCAATTCCAACAGTCCTCAAGAGGTTGAAGAGAACCAGGAAATTATCTTCACATATGATGTTGATTTCCAG GAGAGTGATGTGAAGTGGGCTTCAAGATGGGATGCCTATTTGCTGATGAGTGATGACCAAATTCACTGGTTCTCAATTGTGAACTCATTGATGATTGTTCTCTTCCTCTCAGGAATGGTAGCAATGATAATGCTGCGTACACTTTACCGTGATATTTCAAAGTACAATGAGTTAGAGACCCAAGAAGAAGCCCAAGAAGAGACTGGTTGGAAGCTTGTCCATGGTGATGTTTTTAGGCCACCAAATAACTCAGATTTGCTGTGTGTTTATGTTGGAACTGGTGTTCAGTTTTTTGGGATGATTCTAGTAACAATGCTGTTTGCTGTCCTGGGGTTCCTTTCTCCTTCAAACCGAGGCGGGCTAATGACAGCCATGCTCTTgctttttgttttcatggggATTTTTGCTGGTTATGCCTCTGCCCGCATATATAAAATGTTCAAAGGAACAGAGTGGAAGAGTATTGCCCTCAGAACTGCAATCATGTTCCCCGCAATCGTTTCTGCCATTTTCTTTGTATTAAATGCTCTCATATGGGGACAAAAATCATCTGGAGCTGTGCCATTTGGAACAATGTTTGCCCTGATCTTTTTATGGTTTGGGATCTCGGTTCCACTTGTTTTCGTTGGTGCCTATGTTGGTTTTAAGAAGCCTGCAATTGAGAATCCTGTGAAGACAAACAAAATTCCAAGGCAGATCCCTGAGCAGGCATGGTACATGAATCCAGTCTTTTCAGTTCTGATAGGAGGAATCCTTCCATTTGGAGCTGTTTTCATCGAGCTTTTCTTTATCCTTACTTCAATCTGGTTGAATCAGTTTTACTACATCTTCGGTTTCCTCTTCTTGGTCTTCGTCATCCTCATCGTCACTTGTGCTGAAATCACCATTGTGCTTTGCTACTTCCAGTTGTGCAGTGAGGATTACTTGTGGTGGTGGCGATCATACCTCACATCTGGCTCTTCTGCcctatacctttttctttacgCAACATTCTACTTCTTCACCAAGCTTGAAATCACAAAGTTGGTATCTGGGTTACTATACTTTGGTTACATGCTCATAGCATCCTACGCCTTCTTTGTCGTAACCGGAACCATTGGATTTTATGCGTGCTTTTGGTTCACAAGGCTCATCTACTCTTCAGTCAAGATTGATTAG
- the LOC114394034 gene encoding uncharacterized protein LOC114394034: protein MKRGFPTRQSYGSLEEARLSIKYYSLLEDCSKLQKECVSKKRKLQEEKQKREILLDEVRFLRQQHKYLTKIQAAKVEPELGPSQNADIHNGPIEKERNFFSSEISMHQESNGREELVGNTLPITDKPLNLSNKEKKSGKKKVSWNDDVVVIVL, encoded by the exons ATGAAAAGGGGTTTTCCTACTCGTCAATCTTATGGCTCCCTGGAAGAAGCGAGGCTTAGTATTAAATACTATTCGCTATTGGAAGATTGTTCAAAGCTACAAAAG GAGTGTGTTTCTAAGAAGAGGAAAttacaagaagaaaaacagAAGCGAGAGATACTTCTAGATGAAGTTCG ATTTTTGAGACaacaacataaatatttaacaaaaatacagGCTGCTAAGGTTGAACCAGAACTTGGTCCTAGCCAAAATGCAGATATTCATAATGGGCCTATTGAAAAGGAGAGGAATTTCTTTTCCAGCGAG ATTAGCATGCATCAAGAAAGCAATGGGAGGGAGGAGCTAGTGGGAAATACACTGCCTATTACTGATAAGCCCCTGAACTTGtcaaacaaggaaaaaaaaagtggaaagaAGAAAGTGTCATGGAATGATGATGTAGTTGTGATTGTACTATAA
- the LOC114393720 gene encoding aspartate--tRNA ligase 2, cytoplasmic-like: protein MSSSESQDPAAAAASSEAQVSKKAAKKEAAKLEKLRRRQEIAAASAATANLSVDEEDPLGGNYGDVPLVELQSKTPSDVGEWTRVEALGGALENNSVLIRGRAQAIRPVGKKMAFLVIRENGFTVQCLVQAQPDTVSAQMVKFAAALSRESIVDVEGVVSVPTAPIKGATQQVEIQVRKLYCVSRAVPTLPINLEDAARSEVEIEKALQAGEQLVRVNQDTRLNFRVLDVRTPANQGIFRIQSQVGNAFRQFLVSQGFCEIHTPKLIAGSSEGGAAVFRLDYKGQPACLAQSPQLHKQMSICGDFGRVFEIGPVFRAEDSYTHRHLCEFTGLDVEMEIKKHYFEVMDLVDRLFVAMFDSLNQNCKKDLEAVGSQYPFEPLKYLRKTLRLTYEEGIQMLKDVGVEIEPYGDLNTEAERKLGQLVLEKYGTEFYILHRYPLAIRPFYTMPCYDNPAYSNSFDVFIRGEEIISGAQRVHVPEFLEQRAAACGIDVKTISSYIDSFRYGAPPHGGFGVGLERVVMLFCGLNNIRKTSLFPRDPLRIAP from the exons ATGTCGTCTTCGGAGTCCCAAGACCCCGCCGCCGCCGCAGCATCGTCGGAGGCCCAAGTCAGCAAAAAGGCCGCCAAGAAGGAGGCCGCCAAGCTGGAGAAGCTCCGCCGACGCCAGGAAATCGCCGCCGCGTCCGCCGCCACGGCCAACCTCTCCGTCGACGAGGAGGACCCCCTCGGCGGGAACTACGGCGACGTGCCGCTGGTGGAGCTGCAGTCCAAGACGCCGTCGGACGTTGGCGAGTGGACGCGCGTGGAGGCGCTCGGCGGCGCGCTGGAGAACAATTCGGTGTTGATCCGAGGGAGGGCGCAGGCGATTCGCCCCGTCGGGAAGAAGATGGCGTTTCTGGTCATCAGAGAGAACGGTTTCACCGTTCAATGCTTGGTGCAAGCGCAGCCTGATACGGTGAGTGCGCAGATGGTGAAGTTTGCCGCTGCACTCAGCCGCGAGTCCATCGTCGATGTCGAAGGCGTTGTTTCGGTCCCCACCGCTCCCATCAAAGGCGCCACGCAGCAG GTTGAAATCCAAGTGAGGAAGTTGTATTGTGTCAGTAGGGCTGTACCTACTCTGCCAATTAATCTTGAGGATGCTGCTCGAAGTGAAGTTGAAATTGAGAAGGCTCTTCAG GCTGGTGAGCAACTTGTTCGCGTTAATCAGGATACACGTTTGAACTTTAGGGTGCTTGATGTGCGAACGCCGGCTAATCAAGGGATTTTCCGCATTCAGTCTCAAGTTGGAAAT GCATTTAGACAATTCTTAGTATCTCAAGGCTTTTGTGAAATCCACACTCCAAAGTTGATTGCCGGATCTAGTGAGGGTGGAGCTGCTGTTTTTAGACTGGACTACAAAGGTCAACCTGCATGCCTGGCCCAGTCACCTCAGCTTCACAAGCAAATGTCTATCTGTGGAGATTTTGGCCGTGTTTTTGAGATTGGTCCTGTGTTTAGAGCAGAAGACTCCTACACTCACAGGCATCTGTGTGAGTTTACGGGCCTTGACGTTGAAATGGAGATCAAGAAGCATTACTTTGAG GTTATGGATTTAGTCGATAGATTGTTTGTTGCAATGTTTGACAGTTTGAACCAGAATTGTAAGAAGGATCTGGAAGCTGTGGGGTCTCAGTACCCATTTGAACCTTTAAAG TATCTGCGGAAGACACTACGGCTTACATATGAAGAAGGGATTCAGATGCTCAAG GATGTTGGAGTAGAAATTGAACCTTATGGTGACTTGAATACTGAAGCGGAAAGGAAATTGGGTCAGCTAGTCTTGGAGAA ATATGGCACGGAGTTCTATATCCTTCATCGGTACCCTTTGGCTATAAGGCCATTTTATACAATGCCTTGCTATGACAATCCAGCATACAGCAACTCGTTTGATGTCTTTATTCGAG GTGAGGAGATCATTTCAGGAGCTCAGCGTGTTCATGTGCCAGAATTTTTGGAACAACGTGCAGCAGCTTGCGGCATTGATGTCAAAACAATATCTTCGTACATTGATTCTTTCAG ATATGGTGCACCACCACATGGTGGCTTTGGAGTAGGGTTGGAGCGTGTAGTGATGCTCTTCTGTGGCCTGAATAACATTCGCAAAACATCACTCTTTCCTCGTGACCCACTTAGGATTGCGCCATGA
- the LOC114394033 gene encoding probable protein phosphatase 2C 60 isoform X1, whose translation MIIWVFLDYGVYYLLSIMGTNLSTPKTEKSSDDGENEHLRYGLSSMQGWRATMEDAHAAHLDLDASTSFFGVYDGHGGKVVAKFCAKYLHQQVLKNEAYIAGDIGTSLKESFFRMDDMMRGQRGWRELAVLGDKIDKFNGKIEGLIWSPRSRHSKEQDDTWAFEEGPHSNFAGPTSGSTACVAIIRNNKLFVANAGDSRCVVCRKGQAYDLSIDHKPDLEIEKERIVKAGGFIHAGRVNGSLSLARAIGDMEFKQNRFLSAEKQMVTANPDINTVELCDEDEFIVLACDGIWDCLSSQQLVDFVRQQLLLETKLSAVCERVLDQCLAPTITVGDGCDNMTMILVQFKKLAQSSAPA comes from the exons ATGATCATCTGGGTCTTTCTTGATTATGGAGTCTACTACCTTCTGTCG ATAATGGGAACGAATCTCAGCACTCCCAAAACTGAGAAGTCTTCTGATGATGGTGAAAATGAGCATCTTAGATATGGTTTATCATCTATGCAAGGCTGGCGTGCAACAATGGAAGATGCA CATGCTGCACATCTTGATCTGGATGCATCCACTTCCTTTTTTGGTGTTTATGATGGTCATGGAG GTAAAGTGGTTGCAAAGTTTTGTGCCAAGTATCTTCACCAGCAGGTGCTCAAGAATGAAGCATACATAGCTGGAGATATAGGAACCTCTCTTAAGGAATCATTTTTCAG AATGGACGACATGATGCGTGGTCAAAGGGGATGGAGGGAATTAGCAGTTTTGGGTGATAAGATAGACAAGTTTAATGGTAAGATAGAAGGGTTGATTTGGTCTCCACGAAGCAGACATAGTAAGGAGCAAGATGATACTTGGGCCTTTGAGGAG GGCCCTCATTCTAATTTTGCTGGACCAACTTCAGGAAGCACTGCATGTGTTGCAATTATTAGAAACAACAAACTTTTTGTAGCAAATGCCGGTGATTCACGTTGTGTAGTATGTAGGAAGGGTCAG GCGTATGATTTGTCGATAGATCATAAACCTGATCTTGAGATTGAGAAGGAAAGAATCGTAAAAGCTGGTGGTTTTATTCATGCGGGACGAGTTAATGGGAGTTTAAGCCTTGCAAGAGCTATAG GTGACATGGAATTTAAGCAGAATAGATTCCTTTCTGCTGAAAAGCAAATGGTGACAGCCAATCCAGACATAAATACT GTTGAACTttgtgatgaagatgaatttatAGTGCTGGCTTGTGATGGCATATG GGATTGCTTGTCAAGCCAACAATTGGTAGATTTTGTACGTCAACAACTGCTCTTG GAAACTAAACTTTCTGCCGTTTGCGAAAGAGTACTAGATCAATGTTTGGCACCAACAATTACTGTTGGTGATGGATGTGATAACATGACCATGATTTTGGTGCAGTTCAAAAAACTGGCCCAATCAAGTGCACCGGCATAA
- the LOC114392568 gene encoding early nodulin-like protein 1 has translation MAGYSKASALWILFLLFGFSVAKEILVGGKTDAWKVSASESDSLNQWAEKSRFQVGDYLVWKYDGGKDSVLQVSKENYVNCSISNPIKEYNDDTTKVQLEHPGPFYFISGAKGHCEKGQKLVVVVLTPRRGTRFTGFAAPSPAPSASAEFEGPAVAPTSTANALNGGILMVAMGMIAMWVFFM, from the exons atgGCTGGTTATTCAAAAGCTTCAGCTCTTTGGatcctttttcttctctttggcTTCTCTGTAGCTAAGGAAATTTTGGTTGGAGGTAAGACTGATGCATGGAAGGTTTCAGCCTCTGAATCAGATTCACTCAACCAATGGGCAGAAAAGTCTCGTTTCCAAGTTGGAGACTATCTTG TTTGGAAATATGATGGTGGAAAAGACTCAGTGTTGCAAGTGAGCAAAGAGAACTATGTGAATTGCAGCATCTCAAACCCCATAAAGGAGTACAATGATGATACCACAAAGGTTCAGCTTGAGCATCCAGGGCCATTCTACTTCATCAGTGGTGCAAAGGGTCACTGTGAGAAGGGTCAGAAGCTTGTTGTGGTGGTTTTGACTCCAAGGAGAGGAACAAGGTTCACTGGTTTTGCTGCACCTTCACCAGCTCCTTCTGCTTCTGCTGAGTTTGAAGGTCCTGCTGTTGCTCCCACTAGCACTGCCAATGCTTTGAATGGGGGAATTTTGATGGTGGCTATGGGAATGATTGCTATGTGGGTTTTTTTTATGTGA